The Desulfatibacillum aliphaticivorans DSM 15576 sequence AAGTGCGGCTCAGGAAATGGAGCTGAACGGCGCTCCTAAAAAACCGGCGCCCGCACCGGCGCCCAAGCAGGCTTTGGCTTCAGAAGGCCCCAAGGGCCCTGCTTTTTGGACGAATTCGGTTCAGTTTCTCCGGGAAGTTCGCGGTGAGTTGAAAAAAGTTACCTGGCCTTCCAGGAAGCAAACCGTTGGGTCCACTGCGGTAGTTATCATCTTAGTGGCCGTCATCTCCATGTTTTTGGGGCTGGTGGACATGGGCCTGACTGAAATCGTCAGGCTCGTTATCGGATAGCGAACCCAGGCCCGAGGAGGCAAGAAATTGGCTCTC is a genomic window containing:
- the secE gene encoding preprotein translocase subunit SecE yields the protein MGRLQRKKPDSKKKKAKSAAQEMELNGAPKKPAPAPAPKQALASEGPKGPAFWTNSVQFLREVRGELKKVTWPSRKQTVGSTAVVIILVAVISMFLGLVDMGLTEIVRLVIG